GCGAGCTGCACGACACCGTCGCCCACCACGTCTCGGCCATCGCCATCCAGGCCCAGGCCGGGCGAGCCGTGGCCGCCGCCGACCCGTCGCGCGCCGCGTCCGTGCTCGAGGTCATCGAGGGGGCCGCGACCGAGGCCCTGGCCGAGATGCGCGAGGTGGTCGGCATCCTGCGCACCGGCGCGGCGGAGCGGGCCCCCGCCCCCGGTGTGGCCGACATCGCGCGCCTGACCGAGGCCGGGCCCGGCGCCCTCCGGGTGGAGGTCGACCTGCGGGGCGACCTCGGCCACCTCACCGGACCCGTCGACGCCGCCCTGTACCGCCTGGCCCAGGAGTCCATCACCAACGCCCGTCGCCACGCCCGCGGGGCGCGCCGGGTCGCCGTGCGGGTGGAGGGGACCGGCGACGCGGTGCGCCTGGAGGTGCGCGACGACGGCCGGGGCGGTCGGGACGGCCGGGAGCCCGGCTACGGCCTGGTGGGCATGGCCGAGCGGGTCGAGCTGCTGGGCGGCACGTTCTCGGCGGGGCCCGCGCCCACCGGCGGGTGGACCGTCACCGCGGTGCTGCCCCGTGCCGGGGAGGCGCCGTGAGCCGGGTGCGAGGAGGACGACGGTGACGGTGCGCGTGCTGGTGGCCGACGACCAGGACCTGGTCCGGGTCGGGCTGCGCATGATCCTCGACGCCCAGCCCGACATCGAGGTGGTGGGGGAGGCGGCCGACGGCGAGGAGGCCGTCGCCCTGGCCCGGCGCCTCCGCCCCGACGTGTGCCTCTTCGACGTGCGCATGCCGGGGATCGACGGCATCGAGGCCACCCGCCGGCTGGCCGGGGCCGACGTGGCCGACCCGATGGCCGTGGTCGTCATCACCACCTTCGACCTCGACGAGTACGTCCACGACGCCCTGAAGGCGGGCGCCCGGGGGTTCCTGCTGAAGGACGCCGGGCCCGAGCTGCTGGCCCAGGCCGTGCACGCGGCAGCCGAGGGCGACGCCCTCATCGCCCCCCGCATCACCGCCCGGCTCCTCGCCACCTTCGCCGGCCCGTCGGGCGCAGGGCCGCCGCCCCAGCCCGTCGACCCCCTGACCGCGCGCGAGGAGGAGGTCCTGCTGACCGTGGCGCGCGGGCGGACCAACGCCGAGGTGGCGGCCGAGCTGCACGTGTCCATGAGCACGGTGAAGACCCACCTGGCCAGCCTCATGGCCAAGATCGGGGCCCGGAACCGGGTGGAGATCGCCATCTGGGCCTACGAGACGGGCCGCATGCCGACGCCCTGAGCCTTGCCGGGTGGGCAAGGCGTGTTGTCACCGGGTCCTGCCCGGTCCAGGCTCGGGGCCGAAGGAGGTGCGCCGTGAGCGACGACGTGACGGGGCCGACCGAGGCCGAGGAGCACTGGGAGGCCCGCTACCGCGACAGCGACCGGGTCTGGAGCGGGCGGGTCACCGCCGTGCTGCAGGCCGAGGCGGCCCGCCTCACCCCCGGGACCGCGGTCGACCTGGGCTGCGGCGAGGGGGCCGACGCCATCTGGCTGGCCCGGCAGGGCTGGGACGTGACCGCGGTCGACATCTCCGCCACCGCGCTGGCCCGCGTCGAGGAGCACGCAGCCGAGGCCGGGGTCGCCGACCGGGTGCGGACCGCGCGCCACGAGCTGGGCCGCAGCTTCCCCGAGGGCACCTGGGACCTGGTGTCGGCCCAGTTCCTCCAGTCCCAGGTCGAGCTGGACCGCGTCGCGGTGCTGCGGCGCGGCGCCGAGGCGGTGGCCCCCGGCGGCGTCCTCCTCTCGGTGAGCCACGCCGCCCCGCCGGCCTGGGCGCCGGAGCACATGGCCGACCACCACTTCCCCCAGCCCGACGAGGAGCGCGAGGCGCTGGCCCTCGACCCCGGGGCGTGGGAGGTGCTCCGCTGCGAGGTGGTGGCGCGCGAGGGCCGCAGCCCCGACGGCCACACCGGCACCCTCCTCGACGGCGTCCTGCTCCTCCGTCGCCGCTGACCCACGTCCCCGAGGGGCGCGGCCGCACCTCTACGGTGCAGCCGTGCCCCCCGTGCCCCTGGCTGACGCTCTCCTGCGGACCGGGCGATCGACGTGGGTCGAGCCGGTCGGCCACGTCGCCCTCGAGGGCCCGGTCCACCATCCGCAGGGCCTGGTCCGGGCCCAGGGCCTCTGGTGGATCTCCACGGTCGACACCGACGCCGAGGTGGGCCACCTCCTCGCCTTCGACGACGCCGGCGCCCGGGTGCACGACGTGGCCCTCGTCGACGGGCCCCGGTTCCACCCCGGCGGCATCGACCTCGACGGCGACGTCGTCACCGTGCCGGTGGCCGAGTACCGCCCCGACAGCACCACCGCGCTGGTCCGGGTCCACCTGCCCGACGGCGCGGCCGAGGTGGTGGGCCGGGTCGACGACCACCTCGGGTTCCTCGCCGCCCCCCGCCCCGACGGGACCACCACGGCGATGACGTGGGGCTCGCGCCGGGTCCTCACCCTCGACGCCGAGGGCACGGTGCTCGCCACCCGGCCCAACCCCAGCCACTGGGTCGACGTGCAGGACGGCCAGCGGCTCGACCACCACCGGGTGCTGTGCACCGGCATCGGGGTGATGGCCGACGGCGACCGCCTGGTCGCCCTCGGCGGGTTGGGCGTGTGGGACGAGGACGCCGCGGCCTGGGCCCACGAGCTGCCGCTGGCCACCACCGTGGCCTCGGGCCGGATCCTCACCACCAACCCCGTCTGGGCCACCGAGGACGCCGGCGACGTGCTGCTCCACGCCGCCCCCGACGACCACGACGGCACCCTCACCACCCACCGCCTCCACACCGCTCCCTGAGCGACGGCGCGACGACGCGACGGCGGGCTGCTCGCAGGAGACGACACGAGGTGCCGGGCACCTCGGGTCGCCTCGCCGCTGACCGGAGGGGACCGGCGGCGGGCTGACCTCTCGGCGCGCGAGGCTCCCGGTGTGACCACCACCACACCCGGCCCGGCGGGCGCCCACCCCGCGGGCATCGCCGACACCCCCGAGGCCCTCACCCCGGCCTGGCTGACCGAGGTCCTCACCAGCGGCGGGCACCTCGACGGCACGGCCGTGGCAGCCGTCGACCTCCGCCCCCTGGGGACGGGGCAGATGTGCGACAGCCTCCGGGTCGCGGTCACCTACGACGGGCCCACCGAGGCCCCGGCGACCCTCGTCGCCAAGCTCCCGGCGGCCGACCCCACCAGCCGGGCCACCGCGGTCAACCTCCGCTCCTACGAGAAGGAGGTGCGCTTCTACCAGGAGCTGGCCGGCGAGCTGCCGGTGCCGACCCCCACCGTCTTCCATGCCGACATCGAGCCCGAGAGCGCCGCCTTCGTGCTCCTGCTGGAGGACCTGGCGCCGGCCGAGCAGGGCGACCAGCTCGACGGGTGCTCGCTCGCCACCGCCCGCTCGGCGGTGGACGCCATGGCCCTGCTCCACGCCCCCCGGTGGGACGACGCCGGCCTGCGCGACCGGGACTGGCTGCACACCGACGACGAGACCGGTCGGGCCTTCCTCGCCGCCCTCCTGCCCAGCCTCTGGGCCGGGTTCCAGGAGCGCTACGCCGCCGACCTCGGTCCCCACGTGGCCCCCGTGGGCGAGGCCTTCTTCGCCCACCTCGACGCCTACCTCACACCCACCGGTGGCCCGCTCACCCTCGTCCACGGCGACTTCCGGCTCGACAACCTGCTGCTCGAGCCGGGCACCGGTGCCGTGCGCGGGGTCGTGGACTGGCAGACCTGCGCGGTGGGCCCCGCCCTGCGCGACGTCGCCTACTTCCTCGGCGCCGGCCTGCTGCCCGACGAGCGTCGGGCGGCCGAGGAGGAGCTGGTGCACCGCTACCACGACGGGCTGGCCGCGGCCGGGGTGGCCGACTACCCCTGGGAGCGGTGCTGGGAGGACCACCGGCGGGGCACCTTCGCCGGGCTGCTCATGGCGGTGGCCGCATCGATGCTCGTGGCCCGCACCGACCGGGGCGACGAGATGTTCCTGGCCATGGCGTCGCGCCACGCGCGCCACGTCCTCGACCTCGACGCCCTGGAGCTGCTGGCGCCCTGACGGGCGGCCGCTGCGCCCGGTCTGCGGGCGGGCGGGGTGCTAGCGCCGGCCCCCGAAGGCGCCGGTCCGGGGGGCGAAGGCGCGGGTGATGGCGTCGGGGGAGAAGCCCGAGGGCACCGACCCGGTGGTGGCGTACTGGTAGAGGGCGGCCCGGAAGATGCCGTTGAGCGCCGACATCACCAGGGCGACCGCCGCCACCCACAGGACGCCGAGGACGATGCCCACGAGGGGCACGACCAGGCCGACCAGCACGGCCACGGCGACGCCCGGGAGCATGACCAGGAAGCCGATGAGGCCGAAGCCCAGCTGGGCGGTGAGGTTCTCGCCCCAGGTGGTGCGGAACAGCTCGGTGCTGCGCTTCAGGGTCGCCCCCGGGCCCAGGCCCTCGACCACCACCACCGGCACGGCCAGGAAGGTGAGCACCTGGAAGCCGAAGTCGAGCATGCCGGCCACGAGGCGGCCGATCGCGCCCCGGTCGGCGATCGCCTGGAGCACGAGGCCCACGGTGCCGGCCAGCAGGGCCCAGCCGACGACCTGGGGGAGGCGCCGGCTGGCGCCGCCGAACGCGGTGCCGAGCGACGGGTCCTCGCCGGTGAGGCGCTGGTGGGCGCCGGCGACGAGGGCGGCGGTGAAGTAGGTGCCGACGATGCTCACCGCCAGGTAGCCGACGACCCCGACGGCGTAGGTGGCCGCCGAGGGCTCGTAGCCGGTGCCGCTGGCGTCGACGGTCTCGGTGAGGGTGGCCCAGGCGGCGCCGCCGAAGGCGGCCACCACCACCAGCGTCACCACCAGCCCGAGGAGCGGGATGGCCACCAGCTCCTTGTCGGCCCGGAGCACCACGGCCGACTCCTTCAGGATCTCCCAGCTCCGTCGGATCCGGCCCACGGGCGGGAACCTACTCGTCCGCCGGGTGGCCGTCCGGTGACCGCGGCGGCGCAGGCGCGGGTCGGGTCAGGGCTCGGTGGCGGTCGACCAGCGGGCGCCGCCGGCCCGCTTGGCCCGGTACAGCGAGGCGTCGGCGGCGCGCAGCAGGGCGTCGAGGTCGCCGGCACGGGGGTCGTCGGCGCCGATCACGGTCAGGCCGATGCTGCACCCGACGTGGTGGTCGGTGCCGTCGACGGCGATGGGCGGTTCGAGGGCGGCGATGACGTCGTCGGCCAAGGCCTCGGCCTCCTCCTGGCGCACCACCCCCGTGCACCAGATGGCGAACTCGTCGCCGCCGAGGCGGACCACGCGACCCCGCCGCCCGCAGGCCCGGGTCATGCGGCCCGCCACCTCGCGGAGGATGCGGTCGCCGACGAGGTGGCCGTGGCGGTCGTTGACCCGCTTGAAGTCGTCGAGGTCGCAGAACAGCAGGGCGGCCAGCGGTGGCCGGTCGGCCGCCACCCGCTCGGCCAGGGCGGCCCGGTTGCCCACCCCGGTGAGCGGGTCGGTGGTGGCCCGGGTGAGCAGGTCGTGGTGGCTGTCGGCCCACCGCAGGGCCAGCTGCACGAGCCGGGCGGTCTCCTCCAGGTGGCGCCGGTGCGTGGCCAGGATCGGCCCGGGACGGAGGCGCCAGCAGACGAGCACCGCCTCGGGACGGCCGGACGGCCCGCCGGGGACCGGCGTGGCCCACACCTGGTGGACGCCGGCCTCCGCCGCGACCTGGGCCCGGGGTGCGCCGAGGTCGGCGGGGCCGGCCTCGGCCATGCGGCCCTCGTCGATGGCCGCCCGCCAGGGCCCGGGCTCGTCGACCCCGACCCGGAGCTCGGCCCCGAGCGGGGCGGGGAGGGCGGACCAGGCCGCGGCCCGGTACGACCCGTCGGGCTCCCGCCGGAGCACGACCGACGCCGAGTCGGGGGCCAGGGCGTCGCACCACCCGACCACCTGGTCGAGGATCGTCGCCAGGTCGCCGGCGGTCAGGAGCGAGCCCAGGACGTCCAGCAGGCGGCTGGTCGAGGCGTAGGGCCGGCCCCACGACAGGAAGAGCCCGGAGCCGTCGGTGCCCCGCAGGTCCATGCCCCCGAACTCGAAGGCGGGCCAGGACCCGTCGGCGTGGGCCAGGCGCAGGACGGCGAGGATCCGGTCGCGCGAGTCGCGGGCCGTCTCGCTGAAGGTGAACGCCAGCACCTCCTGGTCGTCGGGGTGGACGAGCTCGAGGGCGTTGGTGCCGATGAGGGTGCGGGCCGGGCGGCCCAGGATGCGCTCGGTCGACTCGCCCATCCAGGCGATGGTCCCGTCGTCGGTGACCGCCGAGAACAGGGTGACGCCGTCGCCGAGGAGGCGGGCCACCAGGTCCGGGTCGGCGAGGGGCCCGAGCGGGTCGTCGGGGTCGAAGGCCACGGTCACGGGCGCCCCGCCCCCACCTGTCGAGGGTCGGGCGCGTCGCGGCAGGGGCGTGCCGTGCTCCCGTCCTCCACCGTCGTCGCCTCCGTCCCGCCCGGTCGGTCCGTGGTCGCGTGACCCTACCGCTGGTCCGAGGCGCGGGAGGTCGTTACCGGATGAGGGGGTCCCGGGGCAGGCCGAGGATGCGCTCGCCGATCTGGTTGCGCTTGATCTCCGAGGTGCCGCCGGCGATCGACATGGCCCGGTGCATGAGGACCAGGGGGCCGGTGATCGCCCCCGCCCCGTCGAGGAAGGCGGTGTCGGGTCCGCCCAGCTCGGCCAGGATGGCCGCCGCCTCGTGGCCGTTCTCCGAGAGCACCAGCTTGGCCACGTTGCCCTCGGGGCCGGGACCGCCGCCGGCCACCGCCCGCTGGGCGCTGCGGAGGTTCATCACCCCGGCGGCGCCCGTGGAGGCGATGTAGCGGCCCACCCGGGCCGGGCCGCCGGCCAGGCGCTCGGGGTGGGCGTCGAGGGGCGCGACGAGGGCCTGGCCCGGGTAGGTCATGCCGCCCTGGCCGCCACCGATGCTCACGCTCTCGTTGCCGAGCGTGGCCCGGGCGACGGTCCATCCGCCGTCGACGGGGCCGACCACGTCCTCGTCGGGGACGAAGACGTCGTCGAAGAAGACCTCGTTGAACTCCGAGGCACCGGTCGGCATCTTCAGCGGCCGGACCTCGACCCCGTCGGCGTGCATGTCGATGACCACGGTGGTGATGCCCTGGTGCTTGGGCACGTCCGGGTCGGTGCGCACGGTGGCCAGGCCGAAGGCGGCCACGTGGGCCCCGCTGGTCCACACCTTCTGGCCGTTCAGCAGCCAGCCGCCGTCGGTGCGGGTGGCCCGGGTGGTGACGCCGGCCGCGTCGGAGCCGGCGTCGGGCTCGCTGAAGAGCTGGCACCAGATCACGTCCTGGCGCAGGGCGGGCAGGACCCAGCGGTCGACCTGGTCCTGGGTGGCGTGCTGGATGAGGGTGAGGATGACCCAGCCGGTGATCCCGTAGCCGGGCCGGGTGATGCCGGCCCGGGCGAACTCCTGCTCCACCACGAGCTGCTCGACCGCGCCGGCGTCGCGCCCCCACGGGGCCGGCCAGTGGGGCTGGATGTAGCCGGACTCGATGAGCGCCGCCCTCTGGCCGTCGGCGTCGAGGTCGCGGATGCCCTCGGCGAAGGTGCGGACCTCCTCGCGCACGGCCTCCGCCTCGGGCGGGAGGTCGACCGACGGCGGGCGGCTGACGCCGGCGCGGGTGAGGTCGGTGACCTGGGTGGCGGCCGACTCCACGTCGACGAGGGTGGCGAGGACGGTGGCCCGCCGCAGCAGCATGTGGGCGTCGTGCTCGAAGGTGTAGGCGATGCCGCCGTGGACCTGGATGTTGAGCTGGGCGTCGAGGTCGGCCGCGGGGAGGGCGAGGGTCGCCGCGGTGGCGGCCGCAAGCGACAGCTGGTCGCCGCCCTCGGTGGCCGCCCGGGCTGCGTCCCAGGTGGCCGCGGTGGCCAGCTCGGCGGCCACGAGCATGTTGGCGCAGTGGTGCTTGACCGCCTGGAAGGTGGCGATGGGGCGCCCGAACTGGACCCTCTCCTTGGCGTAGGCGGCGGCCGACTCGGTCGCCTCCCGGGCCACGCCCACCGCCTCGGCCGAGACGAGCGTGCGGGTCAGGTCCACCAGCACCTGGCGGGCGCCCGGCAGCAGGGTCGCCGGGGCGCCGTCGAGGGTGAGGCGGGCGCTGCGGCGGGTGGGGTCGAGGTTGGGCGGCACCTCCCGGCTGACGCCGTCGCCGGTGAGGTCGACCACGGCGACGTCGTCGCCCACGGGCACCACGGCCACGTCGGCCAGGCCGCCGCCGAGCACCACGGTGGTCCCGTGGGCGGCACCGTCGCGCACCTCCACGCCGTCGGCCAGGCCCACGGCGCCGAGCGTGGTGCCCGCGGCCAGGCCGGGGAGCAGCCGGCTCCGGCTGTCGTCGTCGCCCGCCGCCACCAGGAGCGCGCTGGCGATGACGGTGGGAAGGAAGGGCCCCGGCGCCACCGCGGCCCCGAGGGCCTCCACCACCACGACCAGCTCGGGCAGGTCGAAGCCCGAGCCGCCGTGCTCCTCGGGCACGTGCAGGCCCGGCCAGCCCAGGGCGCACAGGTCGTCCCAGAAGGGGGGCAGCACCTCCTCGTCGGCCTCCAGCAGGGCGCGGGCGGCGCCGCGGGCATCGTGCTTGCGCAGGAAGTCCGTCGCCGTGTGGGAGAGCGCCAGGTGGTCCTCGGTGATCGCGATCGCCATGGGCTCCGAGCGTACGGCGTCCCGGGCGACCGCACCTGACGGGCCGTCAGGGAAGCCGGGCAGGCCGTCCCGGCCGTGGGTAGCGTCCCGCCCAGCCACCAGGAAGGGACGCCGATGACGGTCACCGAGGCCACGACGGGGGAGCCCGGGGCGGGGGGCGAGCGCCGGGTCCACCTGCGCACCTGCCCGCTGTGCGAGGCCATGTGCGGCCTCGAGGTCCACGTGCGCGACCAGCAGGTCGAGCTCATCCGGGCCGACCGCGACGACGTGTGGTCGAAGGGCCACCTCTGCCCCAAGGGCACCACCCTCGGCCACCTCCACCACGACCCGGACCGGCTCCGGGTGCCGCAGCTGCGCCAGGCCGACGGCTCGTTCCGCGACGCCACCTGGGAGGAGGCCTTCGCCCGGGTCGACGAGCTCCTCCACCCCGTCGTCGCCGAGCACGGCATCGAGGCCGTCACCGCCTACGTGGGCAACCCGCTGGCCCACGCCCTCAGCCTCAGCCGCTACGTCGGGATCCTCATCGGGATGTCGGGGATCCCGATGATCTACTCACCCGGCACCGTCGACCAGTGGCCCAAGAACGTCAGCAGCCACCTGATGTACGGCGGCATGTGGTCGATCCCGGTGCCCGACGTGCGCCGCACCGACCTGCTCGTGGCCATGGGCGCCAACCCCCACGCCTCCCAGGGCTCGCTGCTCTCGTGCCCCGACCTCATGGGCGAGATCGAGGGCATCCGCGAGCGTGGGGGTGAGGTGGTGGTGATCGACCCCCGGCGCACCGGCACCGCCGAGCGGGCCAGCGAGTGGCTGCCCATCACCCCGGGCACCGACGCCGCCCTGCTGCTCGCGATGGTCCACGTCCTGTTCGCCGAGGACCTCGTCGACCTGGGCACCGTCGGCGACCTCGTCGACGGGGTGGACGACCTGCGGGCGCTCACCGCGGGGTGGACCCCGGAGCGGGTCGCGCCCACCACCGGCATCTCGGCCGAGCGCACCCGGGGCCTGGCCCGCCAGATGGCGGTGGCCGAGCGGGGCGTCCTCTACGGCCGCATCGGGCTGTGCAACCAGGAGTTCGGCACCCTGGCCAGCTGGCTGGTCGACGTGGTCAACGCCCTCACCGGCCACCTCGACGCCCCCGGGGGCCTCATGTTCCCCCGGGCCGCGGCCTGGCCGGTGACCATCCTGCCCATGCCCGGGCTGGAGGGGGGCAAGCCGCTGTTCGGGCGGTGGCGGAGCCGGGTGCGGGGCGCCCCCGAGGTCCTGGGCCACGTGCCCGCCTCCTGCCTGGCCGAGGAGATCGCCACGCCGGGCGACGGCCAGATCCGGGCCCTGTTCACCGTGGCCGGCAACCCGGTGCTCTCGCTGCCCGAGGGCGATCGCCTCGACGAGGCCCTCCCCGGGTTGTCCTGCATGGTCAGCGTCGACAACTGGATCAACGAGACCACCCGCCACGCCGATGTCATCCTGCCCGGCCTCTCCCCGCTCGAGCAGGGCCACCACGACGACCTCATCTGGCAGTTCGCGGTGGGCAGCGGGGCGAAGTGGTCGCCGCCGGTCTTCCCGCGCCCCGACGGCCGCCCCGAGGAGTGGGAGATCCTCATCCGCCTGGCCGGGGCCTGCCTGGGCCAGCCCGCGGGCGAGGTCGACGTGGCCGCCGTCGACGACGGCTTCTTCGACGTGCTGGCGTCGGTCCACGGCCTCGACGGGGCCGCCCTGCGGGAGGGCTACGACCACGGCGGGCCCGAGCGCCTCCTCGACCTGACCCTCCGCACCGGTCCCTTCGGCGACCGCTACGGCGAGGACCCCGACGGCCTCACTCTGGAGAGGGTGAAGGCCGCACCCCACGGCATCGACCTCGGGCCCAACGTGCCCCGGCTGGCCGAGGTCCTCCAGACCGAGACCGGCAAGGTGGTGCTGGCACCGCCCTACATCACCGCCGACGTGCCCCGGCTGGCCGAGCGCCTGGAGCGCCCGGCCGACGACCTGGTGCTGGTGAGCCGCCGCCACCTGCGGTCCAACAACTCGTGGATGCACAACGTGCCGGTCCTGGTGAAGGGCCGGGAGCGCTGCACGCTCCTCGTGCACCCCGACGACGCGGGCCGCCTGGGCCTCGTCGACGGGGAGCCGGCGAAGGTGGCCTCGGAGGCCGGGTCGCTGGTGGTGCCGGTCGAGGTCACCGACGGGATCCGGGTCGGTGTGGTGTCGCTGCCCCACGGCTGGGGCCACGACAAGGCCGGCACCCGCCTGTCGGTGGCGACCGAGCACGCCGGGGTCAACACCAACGTGCTCTCGCCCGGCGGCTTCGTCGACGTGCCCTCCGGCAACGCCGCGGTCAACGGCATCCCGGTCACCGTCGCCCCCGCCTGAGCGGCGGACGCGGCGATGGACCGGGGCTCAGCCGGGTGCGGCCTCGGCCCGGAGGACGCCGGCACCGGGCCGGACGGAGCGGTCGGCGTCCATGAGGCCGACGGCGACGTCGACGGTCATCCGGCGTGGTCGGGGAGGGTGCAGGCCGTGTCGAGGCCGAAGACGCGGTTGAGGCGACCGAAGGCGAGCCACGAGCCGAGGCACATGGTGAGCTCGGCCACCTCCCGTTGCGAGTAGGCGCCCAGCATCCGCGCCCAGAAGTCGTCGTCGAGGCCGTGGTGGTCGAGGGCATAGCGCTCGGCGTACTCGGCGGCCAGGCGGGTGCGCTCGTCGAAGGCGTCGGTGGTCCGCCAGTCGACGACGGCCTGGTCGAAGTCGTCCTCCACCACCTCGCCGTCGCGGTCGGTGCGCCAGTCCTGGCAGAACAGGCAGCCGTTGATCTGGGCGATCCGCAGGCGGGCGGCCTCGAACTCGCGCAGGCCCAGGGTGGAGTCGGAGTAGACGCTCTGGGCGAAGGCCGAGGCCGCGGGACCGATGCCCGGCACCAGCTCGCCCCACACGTACATGACGGGGTGCTTGTCGTCGGGGACGTCGATGATCACGGTGCGCTCCTCCCGAGACGTCCGGCCGCGGGCTGCAGCGGGACGTCGACGGCGTCGTAGATGCCGGGGCCGGCGGCCCGCAGCCAGGGGATGGCGTTGACGAGCCGACCGACCGCGGTGGCGTTGCCGCCCGCGGCCCGACCGTCCTCGTCGTCGGCCTCGACGGTCACCTCGATGCGGGGCCGGCCCTCGATGACCACCCGGTGGGCGCCCTCCGCCCCGTCGGGGGGCTGGGGCCAGTCGGGCGCGCAGCCCGGGTCGATGCGGGTGACGTGCTCGACGACGATGACCGGCTCGCCGTCGACGATGCCCTGGACCTCGAAGCGCAGGGCCCCCTGGGTGCCGGCCTCGAAGGCGCCCATGGCGTTGGTGACCGTCGCCTCCAGTGGGCGGCGCTCGAGGGTCTCGCGCACGTCGTCGAGGGTGACGCCGAGGGCCCGGGCCATGAGCCGCACCTGGCCGCCCCACACCATGGTGGGGACGGTGGGGGCCACCATGGGCGGGACCTGGTCCATCGGGCCGCCCATGCCGACCAGGTCGCGCACCGCGTCGGGCTGGTCGTAGGAGGTGTAGTCGAAGACCTCCTGGCACCGGACCTGGGTGACCGTCGAGGCCAGGCCGGTCATCAGCAGCGGGAGCACGTCGTTGCCCCAGCCCGGGTCGATGCCGGAGACGAACAGGGCGCCGCCGCCGTCGACCGCGGCCTCCGCCAGCGGGTCGTGCAGCTCGGGCGGGGCCGAGCGGGGGTCGTACATGGCGTAGAGGGAGGGGGTCACCACCACCGCGCCGGCGCGGAGGGCCCGGGCCACGTCGGCCGCGGCGTCGTCGGGGCGGACGTCGCCGGACACGGCGTAGACCACCGCGCCGGGTCCGTCGGCCAGCACCGCGTCGACGTCGTCGGTGGCGGCCACGCCCAGGTCCCGGCCCCGCCGGGACAGGTCGCCGGCGTCGCGCCCCACCTTGGCCGGGTCGGCCACCAGCACCGCGGCCAGCTCCAGCTCGGGGTGGGCGGCGACGCCGCGGACGGCGGCCCGGCCCACGTTGCCGGTGCCCCACACCACGGTCCGGATCACGACGGGTCCCTGCGCACGGCGGCGACGGTACCCGGGTCGGGCGACCCTCGCCGGGGAGCGGGCGACCCGCCTGCGGGGTCCCCGGGCGGGTCAGCCC
Above is a window of Iamia majanohamensis DNA encoding:
- a CDS encoding acyl-CoA dehydrogenase; this translates as MAIAITEDHLALSHTATDFLRKHDARGAARALLEADEEVLPPFWDDLCALGWPGLHVPEEHGGSGFDLPELVVVVEALGAAVAPGPFLPTVIASALLVAAGDDDSRSRLLPGLAAGTTLGAVGLADGVEVRDGAAHGTTVVLGGGLADVAVVPVGDDVAVVDLTGDGVSREVPPNLDPTRRSARLTLDGAPATLLPGARQVLVDLTRTLVSAEAVGVAREATESAAAYAKERVQFGRPIATFQAVKHHCANMLVAAELATAATWDAARAATEGGDQLSLAAATAATLALPAADLDAQLNIQVHGGIAYTFEHDAHMLLRRATVLATLVDVESAATQVTDLTRAGVSRPPSVDLPPEAEAVREEVRTFAEGIRDLDADGQRAALIESGYIQPHWPAPWGRDAGAVEQLVVEQEFARAGITRPGYGITGWVILTLIQHATQDQVDRWVLPALRQDVIWCQLFSEPDAGSDAAGVTTRATRTDGGWLLNGQKVWTSGAHVAAFGLATVRTDPDVPKHQGITTVVIDMHADGVEVRPLKMPTGASEFNEVFFDDVFVPDEDVVGPVDGGWTVARATLGNESVSIGGGQGGMTYPGQALVAPLDAHPERLAGGPARVGRYIASTGAAGVMNLRSAQRAVAGGGPGPEGNVAKLVLSENGHEAAAILAELGGPDTAFLDGAGAITGPLVLMHRAMSIAGGTSEIKRNQIGERILGLPRDPLIR
- a CDS encoding carboxymuconolactone decarboxylase family protein — encoded protein: MIIDVPDDKHPVMYVWGELVPGIGPAASAFAQSVYSDSTLGLREFEAARLRIAQINGCLFCQDWRTDRDGEVVEDDFDQAVVDWRTTDAFDERTRLAAEYAERYALDHHGLDDDFWARMLGAYSQREVAELTMCLGSWLAFGRLNRVFGLDTACTLPDHAG
- a CDS encoding molybdopterin-dependent oxidoreductase — protein: MTVTEATTGEPGAGGERRVHLRTCPLCEAMCGLEVHVRDQQVELIRADRDDVWSKGHLCPKGTTLGHLHHDPDRLRVPQLRQADGSFRDATWEEAFARVDELLHPVVAEHGIEAVTAYVGNPLAHALSLSRYVGILIGMSGIPMIYSPGTVDQWPKNVSSHLMYGGMWSIPVPDVRRTDLLVAMGANPHASQGSLLSCPDLMGEIEGIRERGGEVVVIDPRRTGTAERASEWLPITPGTDAALLLAMVHVLFAEDLVDLGTVGDLVDGVDDLRALTAGWTPERVAPTTGISAERTRGLARQMAVAERGVLYGRIGLCNQEFGTLASWLVDVVNALTGHLDAPGGLMFPRAAAWPVTILPMPGLEGGKPLFGRWRSRVRGAPEVLGHVPASCLAEEIATPGDGQIRALFTVAGNPVLSLPEGDRLDEALPGLSCMVSVDNWINETTRHADVILPGLSPLEQGHHDDLIWQFAVGSGAKWSPPVFPRPDGRPEEWEILIRLAGACLGQPAGEVDVAAVDDGFFDVLASVHGLDGAALREGYDHGGPERLLDLTLRTGPFGDRYGEDPDGLTLERVKAAPHGIDLGPNVPRLAEVLQTETGKVVLAPPYITADVPRLAERLERPADDLVLVSRRHLRSNNSWMHNVPVLVKGRERCTLLVHPDDAGRLGLVDGEPAKVASEAGSLVVPVEVTDGIRVGVVSLPHGWGHDKAGTRLSVATEHAGVNTNVLSPGGFVDVPSGNAAVNGIPVTVAPA